In a genomic window of Coprococcus eutactus:
- a CDS encoding DUF6382 domain-containing protein has translation MVNYCQNEGVNSFFVVEAEMDSVNSYEIDMLYNNFVEGIIQPEFRSIDGRMLLYNKINGKKSLKDYMQANFLTAKQTLSVMGAACNAVVEAEEYMLDPDNLMLKPEYIFCSVGLEECRFVYAPGAHMNVKKQVRHLSEEIIRRIDHSDGKLVDFMYGVYETVVMDNFDMEKLREDVCEMQKQVLCREKKAAFGKHGEVSGNSDEYDALKDMLFGDEAAPMNSVVLAGESGTRRENLFLRRKTFECKNLSNLRNRWLLILFVITIAAGLGLAVFQSAVYGHIADVRLLMLAVAVAAIELFLYLELRRKDDVAMPRSAGVPAGASAGIAAGVSDETVGMPGSPAVMTSDPSGLKMLRRQTCNPDVVEDGSYISEWQNTEKYVHRTVDQNPMNPPVNLSEGTQILRKPDDTDDDTTLLAADVHEENRTAHISVELTGRQSGEKLEIHMAGGEQTVGRDGSADVVINDRSISRRHAVIGEKNGRIYVKDLSSTNGTYVNEICMCKDRYWPLSGGDVLRIGGVEYTVQILLI, from the coding sequence ATGGTAAATTACTGTCAGAATGAAGGTGTAAACTCATTTTTTGTGGTTGAAGCTGAGATGGACAGTGTCAATTCATATGAGATTGATATGCTCTATAACAATTTCGTAGAAGGGATAATACAGCCGGAGTTCAGGTCGATAGACGGCAGAATGCTCCTCTATAACAAGATAAACGGAAAGAAGAGTCTTAAGGATTATATGCAGGCAAATTTCCTTACGGCAAAGCAGACACTCTCGGTAATGGGGGCGGCATGCAATGCTGTAGTTGAGGCGGAGGAGTACATGCTCGATCCTGATAATCTCATGCTGAAACCGGAATATATATTCTGTAGTGTCGGTTTGGAAGAGTGCCGTTTTGTGTATGCACCGGGGGCGCATATGAATGTGAAAAAGCAGGTAAGACATCTGTCGGAGGAGATAATACGACGGATAGATCACAGTGATGGAAAACTGGTGGATTTCATGTATGGAGTGTATGAGACCGTGGTTATGGACAACTTTGATATGGAGAAATTGCGTGAAGATGTGTGCGAGATGCAGAAGCAGGTCTTATGCAGAGAAAAAAAAGCTGCCTTTGGAAAACACGGCGAGGTCAGTGGAAACAGTGATGAGTATGATGCGCTGAAAGACATGTTGTTTGGCGATGAAGCTGCGCCTATGAACAGTGTTGTGCTGGCTGGTGAGTCTGGCACAAGAAGAGAAAATCTGTTTTTGCGTAGGAAAACGTTCGAATGTAAGAACTTGTCGAATTTAAGAAACAGATGGCTGTTGATCCTCTTTGTTATAACTATAGCTGCGGGACTTGGGCTGGCAGTGTTTCAAAGTGCAGTTTATGGACACATTGCGGATGTTCGCCTGCTCATGCTGGCGGTTGCGGTGGCAGCCATTGAGCTGTTTTTATATTTGGAGCTTCGGAGGAAGGATGATGTCGCCATGCCTCGGAGTGCTGGAGTGCCAGCTGGTGCGTCGGCTGGTATAGCCGCCGGTGTGTCTGATGAGACTGTTGGTATGCCTGGTTCACCAGCCGTTATGACCAGTGATCCGTCTGGATTGAAGATGTTGAGGCGGCAGACGTGTAATCCGGACGTGGTGGAAGATGGATCATATATTAGCGAGTGGCAAAATACAGAAAAATATGTGCACAGAACTGTGGATCAAAATCCGATGAATCCTCCTGTAAATTTGAGTGAGGGAACCCAGATACTCAGGAAACCTGATGATACTGATGATGATACCACGCTACTTGCTGCGGATGTTCATGAAGAAAATCGGACAGCACATATATCGGTGGAGCTGACTGGCAGGCAGAGCGGAGAAAAACTCGAGATACATATGGCCGGAGGTGAGCAGACGGTAGGCAGGGATGGCTCGGCTGATGTCGTCATAAACGACAGGAGTATAAGCCGAAGACATGCCGTCATCGGTGAGAAGAACGGCAGGATATATGTGAAGGATCTTTCTTCTACAAACGGTACATATGTAAATGAGATATGTATGTGCAAAGATAGATATTGGCCTTTGTCCGGAGGAGACGTCCTCAGAATAGGGGGCGTGGAATACACTGTCCAAATATTGCTTATCTGA
- a CDS encoding TadE family protein yields the protein MKKTGRRIYKTTLSGRGSASVEAAMVLPVFIFAMLGIVSVAGAVHTRGIVYEGLHETALYMAEYSFLGRQIENGVDAGREAEVFKDGVSLVTANKKLRDYIDDQNMIDRYVAGSFSGLNIVQSELKADDCIYVKLEYDIRISIPVIGNVTIPCEERIRQRAFLGYDKANDADSEGTYVYVAENGDVYHKSRSCFHIKLNIRQVSYTAAEKECEGLTQCSLCARYRSRGTLYVTQSGDKYHYSLECPGLKRTVYRVKKDDIGDMRPCSNCGEGGM from the coding sequence GTGAAGAAAACGGGCAGGAGGATATATAAGACAACTCTTTCTGGACGTGGAAGCGCAAGTGTTGAGGCTGCAATGGTGCTGCCAGTGTTTATATTTGCGATGCTGGGAATAGTGAGCGTCGCAGGAGCGGTCCACACCAGAGGAATAGTGTATGAGGGGCTGCATGAGACTGCACTTTATATGGCGGAGTACAGTTTTCTTGGGAGACAGATAGAGAATGGTGTGGATGCCGGAAGAGAAGCAGAGGTGTTCAAGGATGGTGTATCGCTGGTCACGGCAAACAAAAAACTGCGGGATTATATAGATGATCAGAATATGATTGACAGATATGTTGCCGGGAGCTTTTCTGGATTGAACATAGTACAGTCGGAGTTAAAAGCCGATGACTGCATATATGTGAAGCTGGAATATGATATCAGGATCAGTATTCCGGTAATTGGCAATGTGACTATACCGTGCGAGGAACGGATACGCCAGAGAGCATTTCTGGGATATGACAAGGCAAATGATGCAGATTCAGAGGGTACATATGTATATGTTGCGGAAAACGGTGACGTCTATCACAAGTCAAGAAGCTGTTTTCATATAAAATTGAATATAAGGCAGGTTTCATATACCGCGGCTGAGAAGGAATGCGAAGGCCTTACCCAGTGCAGCCTGTGTGCGAGATACCGAAGTCGTGGAACTCTGTATGTAACGCAGAGCGGGGATAAGTATCATTATTCCCTGGAATGTCCGGGACTTAAGCGTACTGTATACAGAGTGAAGAAGGATGACATAGGGGATATGAGACCGTGTTCAAACTGTGGTGAAGGGGGAATGTAA
- a CDS encoding TadE/TadG family type IV pilus assembly protein, with protein sequence MKMDDEGSLMIEMSLITPVLIGVVFVVINLFVIVMNYSVAAGEAYTVLYNREEYILLGDADDTQTAESVIRTNVEEKTTFAGQVEARSYMTDTGAIEHGVMASAVLGICVNEVSYTERYPGIGQFVDENKKSKKVETMREIRNTGNNLRRWQSYGKLLSE encoded by the coding sequence GTGAAGATGGATGACGAAGGATCATTAATGATCGAAATGAGTCTTATAACACCTGTTTTGATCGGTGTAGTATTTGTGGTGATCAATCTATTTGTGATAGTTATGAACTATTCTGTGGCGGCGGGGGAGGCATATACAGTGCTTTACAACAGAGAAGAATATATTCTGCTTGGAGATGCTGATGACACTCAGACAGCAGAGAGTGTCATAAGGACAAATGTGGAAGAAAAGACGACGTTTGCCGGGCAGGTTGAGGCAAGGTCATATATGACAGACACGGGGGCAATCGAGCATGGCGTCATGGCGAGTGCGGTGCTTGGAATCTGTGTGAATGAGGTGAGTTATACGGAGAGATATCCCGGGATTGGACAGTTTGTGGATGAGAATAAAAAGAGTAAAAAAGTTGAGACAATGAGGGAGATCAGGAATACAGGCAATAATCTGAGGAGGTGGCAGTCATATGGTAAATTACTGTCAGAATGA
- a CDS encoding CpaF family protein, producing the protein MVNSEYMQNIRTKVMQTIDLSGDIEDDQVRGVIDMCILEYSLEKPLSVRDKVEIKRDLFNSLRRLDVLSDMLDDDSITEIMINGADNIFIERAGRLCRYDRTFESEERLKSVIQHIVAECNRLVNESFPIVDARLKDGSRVNVVLPPVSLGGCVMTIRKFPKEGMTMERLLQLGSITTEVAEFLRKLVVSGYNIIVSGGTGAGKTTFLNALSGYIPHDERIVTIEDSAELQLTGIDNLVSLESRSANVEGENAVSIRDLIKTSLRMRPSRIIVGEVRDAAAIDMLTAMNTGHDGSLSTGHANSSRDMLTRLETMVLMGADMPVLAIRQQIASAVDIIIQLGRLRDKSRRCLEICEVIGLEGGEFVVNKLFEFRERGLEDGRIVGTLEKINDLHNTAKLMSAGFIRVTKEPTGAGVMAV; encoded by the coding sequence ATGGTAAATAGTGAATATATGCAGAATATCAGAACGAAGGTCATGCAGACCATAGACCTATCTGGTGATATAGAGGATGATCAGGTACGTGGTGTTATCGACATGTGCATACTTGAGTATTCTTTGGAGAAACCGCTGAGTGTCAGAGATAAGGTAGAGATAAAACGGGATCTGTTCAACAGCCTCAGAAGACTGGATGTGCTTTCGGACATGCTTGATGATGACAGTATAACGGAGATCATGATAAATGGCGCAGACAATATTTTTATAGAGAGGGCTGGCAGGTTGTGTCGTTATGACAGGACATTTGAGAGTGAGGAGAGACTGAAGTCGGTAATCCAGCATATTGTTGCAGAGTGCAACAGGCTGGTAAACGAGTCGTTTCCGATAGTCGATGCCAGGCTGAAGGATGGATCAAGAGTTAACGTGGTTCTTCCCCCTGTGAGCCTTGGCGGCTGTGTCATGACAATAAGGAAATTCCCAAAGGAGGGAATGACCATGGAGAGACTTCTGCAACTGGGTTCAATAACAACTGAGGTTGCAGAGTTTCTCAGGAAGCTTGTGGTGTCTGGATATAATATTATCGTGTCCGGCGGAACTGGTGCGGGTAAGACTACATTTCTCAATGCTCTGTCGGGGTATATACCACACGATGAGAGGATAGTGACCATAGAGGATTCGGCGGAGCTTCAGCTCACGGGCATAGACAATCTTGTGAGTCTTGAATCGAGAAGTGCAAATGTTGAAGGCGAAAATGCGGTGAGCATAAGAGATCTTATCAAGACAAGTCTAAGAATGCGCCCATCGCGAATCATTGTTGGTGAGGTCAGAGATGCGGCGGCAATTGACATGCTCACGGCTATGAATACAGGCCATGACGGCTCACTGTCCACCGGGCATGCAAACTCCAGCAGAGATATGCTGACAAGGCTTGAGACGATGGTACTTATGGGAGCTGACATGCCGGTGCTGGCTATAAGACAGCAGATAGCATCAGCGGTGGACATAATAATCCAGTTGGGAAGACTAAGAGATAAATCAAGAAGATGCCTTGAGATATGTGAGGTGATCGGATTGGAAGGAGGTGAATTTGTGGTGAATAAATTATTTGAGTTTAGGGAGAGAGGGCTGGAAGATGGCCGGATAGTAGGAACATTGGAGAAAATAAATGATCTGCACAACACGGCAAAACTCATGTCGGCAGGATTTATAAGAGTGACAAAGGAACCCACAGGAGCAGGAGTGATGGCAGTATGA
- a CDS encoding A24 family peptidase, which yields MIPLIATVSMAVVTDFRSWKIPNKLVAVGLIQGFVVSAVVRGLPEGLLSSAKGCVIPVVILYVLFLIKALGAGDIKLLAVAGSFVGLDIYRVMIYSFLAGGVISIIYLLKEFILSITNRKKLSDRTECSRVGKRRVHFSAAILGGILYYATTL from the coding sequence TTGATACCATTGATCGCTACGGTCAGTATGGCAGTCGTCACTGATTTCCGGAGTTGGAAGATTCCGAATAAACTGGTGGCTGTGGGGCTGATACAGGGATTTGTCGTTTCGGCTGTTGTGAGGGGATTGCCTGAAGGGCTCCTCAGCAGCGCAAAGGGATGTGTGATTCCGGTGGTGATCTTATATGTATTATTTCTAATCAAAGCCTTGGGGGCCGGGGATATCAAACTTCTGGCGGTTGCCGGATCGTTTGTTGGTCTGGACATATACAGGGTTATGATCTACTCCTTTTTGGCCGGGGGAGTAATTTCTATTATTTATCTTTTAAAAGAGTTTATTTTATCAATTACGAATCGTAAGAAATTATCAGACAGAACAGAATGTTCGAGAGTAGGAAAGAGACGAGTACATTTTTCTGCCGCTATATTGGGTGGAATACTATACTATGCCACAACCCTTTGA
- a CDS encoding P-loop NTPase family protein, which yields MNEIDVFDEFDGGETIQQYKVGIYDDDKAYMMSLMNHINSDRENPFLALAFSGRDELQGYLRANSLDILLIDEKLYVDIWQELRGQRCVVLSGKRPAGTDSGSEISKYGEGWFGGSAESGSLEYGEQSGGGNVPGVLFKYSKARDIVRAVMKYMDADVPERRRKLFRSYGVISPVGRCGKTKLAISLCMNDEVRGGLYIGLEEFSSFEDREDVVSNVIYLIKERSDGFTDYVGENTVQLDDYSVLGYMRSYLDAMELDRSDVEWMLEQLRVWGRYTTIVLDIGQAVLKDLSVLSALDVIVVPELPDEQSQEKIRTFERLLESEELGKVAKRMKRVRVPDAAPGSAEMIRFIESQVMDKW from the coding sequence TTGAATGAAATTGATGTATTTGATGAATTTGATGGAGGTGAGACAATTCAGCAGTACAAAGTAGGAATATATGATGATGACAAGGCTTACATGATGAGTCTGATGAATCATATCAATTCAGACAGGGAAAATCCGTTTCTAGCGTTGGCGTTTTCTGGACGCGATGAATTGCAGGGGTATCTGCGTGCAAACAGTCTGGATATATTGCTGATCGATGAGAAATTGTATGTAGATATATGGCAGGAACTTCGTGGGCAGAGATGTGTGGTGCTTTCGGGAAAGAGACCTGCCGGGACAGATTCCGGTTCGGAGATATCAAAATATGGCGAAGGATGGTTCGGGGGATCAGCGGAGTCTGGTTCATTGGAATATGGTGAACAGTCAGGCGGTGGGAATGTTCCCGGAGTGTTGTTCAAGTACTCTAAGGCGAGGGATATAGTCCGGGCAGTTATGAAGTACATGGATGCCGATGTGCCGGAGAGAAGGCGGAAGCTGTTCAGATCCTATGGTGTTATATCTCCGGTTGGTAGATGCGGGAAGACAAAGCTTGCGATAAGCCTGTGCATGAATGACGAGGTCCGTGGGGGGCTGTATATAGGTCTGGAAGAATTCAGTTCATTTGAGGACAGGGAAGATGTGGTATCGAATGTCATATATCTCATAAAGGAGCGATCGGACGGATTTACGGATTATGTAGGTGAAAATACAGTGCAGCTTGACGATTACAGTGTCCTTGGATACATGCGGTCGTATCTGGATGCCATGGAGCTTGACAGATCTGACGTTGAGTGGATGCTGGAACAGCTAAGAGTGTGGGGAAGATACACGACCATAGTGCTTGATATTGGACAGGCGGTTCTAAAGGATCTGTCTGTGCTGTCTGCTCTGGATGTGATAGTGGTCCCTGAACTGCCGGATGAGCAGTCGCAGGAAAAGATCAGGACATTTGAAAGGCTACTCGAATCGGAGGAGTTGGGAAAAGTCGCAAAAAGGATGAAACGGGTCCGGGTACCAGACGCTGCACCGGGAAGTGCGGAGATGATTAGATTCATTGAGAGCCAGGTGATGGACAAATGGTAA
- a CDS encoding immunoglobulin-like domain-containing protein yields MLRKLAGIIYDMVEKHVDMDKTIQRIKRGYTCTDADARTKCRGVYVERISMILVVVLASVVLAVLLWGRTALRPETVVIDRPGYGGDKGTKTLETEVDGQKKQVNVDVLPIEYDESELEDVFDLGFTEIEEIYLGENESADCIQSDLDLPERLDDTGLDVAWISSDQDVVTSTGKLLKSDEGDAELVKLTAVLSYGEHSAEREYNIRVTGRVLDAGEKAEKAISDFVKNTQMENRASGRIELPSEIEGYSIEDTAGGSGAIPVIFLGIISAVCIWMGARAKLSKQEKERKQQLMIDYPELVDRLILYLGAGVTIRGSFVRMVQNDDESALMKELRYTLNEIQAGIPEGEAYYNMGHRINIPVYMKLMSMLSQNVSKGTKDIMIMMAGEEQAALQTRKELARKKGEEAGTRLLFPMIVLLGVVMVIVVLPAVMSF; encoded by the coding sequence GTGCTGAGAAAATTAGCGGGAATCATTTATGACATGGTGGAAAAGCATGTGGATATGGACAAGACGATACAGAGGATAAAGAGGGGATACACTTGCACGGATGCGGATGCAAGAACAAAGTGCCGTGGGGTATATGTGGAAAGGATATCCATGATCTTGGTGGTCGTTCTTGCTTCGGTGGTGCTTGCAGTTTTGTTGTGGGGCAGGACCGCTCTGCGACCTGAAACGGTGGTAATTGACAGGCCGGGTTATGGGGGTGATAAGGGTACCAAGACACTGGAGACAGAGGTTGATGGCCAGAAGAAACAGGTAAATGTAGATGTGCTACCGATCGAGTATGACGAGTCGGAGCTGGAGGATGTGTTTGACCTAGGATTTACAGAGATAGAGGAAATTTATCTCGGAGAGAACGAGAGTGCGGACTGTATTCAGAGTGATCTGGATCTGCCAGAGAGACTTGATGATACAGGCCTTGACGTGGCATGGATAAGCAGTGATCAGGATGTTGTGACATCCACAGGCAAATTGCTGAAGAGTGATGAGGGTGACGCGGAACTGGTGAAGCTCACGGCTGTTTTGTCCTATGGAGAGCACAGCGCGGAGCGGGAATATAACATCCGTGTTACAGGGCGGGTGCTTGATGCTGGTGAGAAGGCTGAAAAGGCTATTTCCGATTTTGTGAAAAACACCCAGATGGAGAACAGGGCTTCCGGACGGATAGAACTCCCCTCGGAGATAGAGGGATACAGCATTGAAGATACGGCTGGCGGTTCTGGTGCTATACCGGTGATATTTCTGGGTATCATCTCAGCAGTATGCATCTGGATGGGCGCGAGGGCAAAGCTTTCAAAGCAGGAGAAGGAGAGGAAACAGCAGCTCATGATTGACTATCCTGAATTGGTCGACAGGCTGATCCTTTATCTGGGAGCAGGAGTGACTATAAGAGGTTCATTTGTGAGAATGGTACAGAATGATGATGAGAGCGCTCTTATGAAGGAACTCCGATACACGTTAAATGAGATACAGGCCGGGATTCCAGAAGGCGAGGCATATTACAATATGGGGCATCGTATCAATATTCCGGTATACATGAAGCTTATGTCAATGCTGTCACAGAATGTCAGCAAAGGGACGAAGGATATAATGATCATGATGGCGGGGGAGGAACAGGCAGCGCTTCAGACGAGGAAAGAGCTAGCCCGGAAGAAGGGTGAGGAAGCAGGAACGAGACTGTTGTTTCCTATGATAGTATTGCTCGGCGTAGTGATGGTGATAGTTGTATTGCCAGCTGTGATGAGTTTTTAG
- a CDS encoding Flp1 family type IVb pilin — protein sequence MKRWNDFMEDESGMGVVEIILIMVVLIAMCIVFKQQITSLVNNIWNSINKNAKKIY from the coding sequence ATGAAGAGATGGAATGATTTTATGGAAGACGAGTCAGGAATGGGAGTGGTTGAGATAATCCTTATAATGGTGGTCCTCATAGCGATGTGCATAGTATTTAAACAGCAGATAACCTCTCTGGTAAACAATATCTGGAACTCCATAAACAAGAATGCGAAGAAGATTTATTGA
- a CDS encoding DUF5702 domain-containing protein — translation MGNKGQVTVFLCLVLLSLLILGLTSVEMVRVSMGGARAAEAADGAAQEIKAAYNRRLFDEYHLLAVDRNFGGQGEGKMEEMAEDYLEYTFDGSDDYDMTVKSVELADCRGLLENDCENMKKQITEYMKIYIETEGIKDLLEMITTERKAGTDTKTTIDNGQDDESSTDSLWIGTDPRNVLKHTLRGGILKIVTPSGGEPSDASYSEEDLPSGSRNDADEKWTDIEFDDLDAFKKQLGNWDAVDETGVTDDFYGICYAIEMFNTYTSKKAERPAECEVEYMIAGKDNDRDNLKGVVNRIIAHRLPVNLAYLLSDDSKMAAIDSIAFVLSLLPGVTYSAVKYLLAGCWAYAETLADIRCMLCGNNVQFIKTSKTWKTDIDSLGDLLTMQNEDYEGADAIGYKGYLAILLAEKHNDIYYRMADMIQLNLSQEDETFDMKNMIYGFSIDVDIEQRKKFAPFIESFPEINGIDDGYYRHGFRISTGY, via the coding sequence ATGGGAAATAAAGGACAGGTTACAGTGTTTCTGTGTCTTGTGCTGCTGTCCCTGCTGATACTTGGCCTGACATCTGTGGAGATGGTAAGAGTCAGTATGGGCGGTGCCAGGGCTGCGGAGGCAGCTGATGGTGCCGCCCAGGAAATCAAGGCGGCGTACAACAGAAGACTGTTTGATGAATATCATCTGCTGGCTGTTGACAGGAATTTTGGTGGACAGGGGGAAGGAAAGATGGAGGAGATGGCAGAAGATTACCTTGAATATACATTTGACGGGAGTGATGACTATGATATGACGGTGAAAAGTGTGGAGCTTGCCGACTGCAGAGGGCTTCTTGAGAATGACTGCGAAAATATGAAAAAGCAGATAACAGAATATATGAAAATATATATAGAAACAGAGGGCATAAAGGATCTTCTAGAGATGATAACCACTGAAAGAAAAGCAGGAACGGACACGAAAACCACTATAGACAATGGGCAGGATGATGAGAGCTCGACCGACAGTCTGTGGATAGGCACGGATCCAAGGAACGTTCTTAAACATACACTCCGGGGAGGAATCTTGAAAATAGTAACTCCGTCAGGAGGTGAACCGTCTGACGCCAGTTACAGTGAGGAGGATCTTCCGTCGGGAAGCAGGAATGATGCCGATGAGAAGTGGACCGATATAGAATTTGACGATCTTGATGCGTTCAAAAAACAGCTTGGCAATTGGGATGCTGTGGATGAAACGGGAGTCACAGATGATTTCTATGGAATCTGTTATGCCATTGAGATGTTCAACACATACACATCAAAGAAAGCGGAGCGGCCGGCGGAGTGCGAGGTTGAGTACATGATAGCGGGAAAGGACAATGACAGGGACAATCTGAAAGGTGTTGTGAACAGGATCATAGCGCACCGTCTCCCGGTAAATCTGGCATATCTTCTATCGGATGATAGTAAGATGGCAGCCATAGATTCAATAGCATTTGTGCTGTCACTGCTGCCGGGCGTTACATATTCTGCAGTGAAATATCTGCTGGCCGGATGCTGGGCATATGCGGAGACTCTTGCGGACATAAGGTGCATGCTGTGTGGGAATAATGTGCAGTTTATCAAGACTTCAAAAACGTGGAAGACGGATATAGACAGCCTTGGAGATCTGCTCACGATGCAGAATGAGGACTATGAAGGGGCGGATGCCATAGGCTACAAGGGATATCTGGCGATTTTGCTGGCTGAAAAACACAATGACATATATTACAGGATGGCAGATATGATACAGCTAAATTTGTCTCAGGAGGATGAGACATTTGATATGAAGAATATGATATATGGATTTTCTATTGATGTGGATATAGAGCAAAGGAAAAAATTTGCCCCATTCATAGAGAGTTTTCCGGAGATAAATGGCATAGATGACGGCTATTACCGCCACGGGTTCAGGATATCAACGGGGTATTAA
- a CDS encoding type II secretion system F family protein: MTDYRVYRLKAGEKIGIAITYMVVTAAIAVLFYDNAAVCVVGVPGLLAMFRMVSRSKCIRMQKKLNMEFKEMLLSLAANMAAGYSMEKAFVPVYQEMEGLYQGRSYIQGEIKMIIAGLEMNTDMKILLKNFAERSGLDDVMEFAKVSAVAGRSGGNLIKMMKKMVQTIEERLEVEDEIDTMVTAKRMEYNIMSAMPFVIVLYMRVCNPGYMNALYGNVFGIAAMSVCLIVIFLMVAWGRKITNIRV, translated from the coding sequence ATGACCGATTACAGAGTATACAGGCTGAAAGCCGGTGAAAAGATAGGTATTGCTATCACATATATGGTTGTGACTGCGGCGATAGCAGTGTTGTTTTATGACAATGCAGCAGTGTGTGTTGTAGGCGTTCCGGGATTGCTCGCCATGTTCAGGATGGTCTCGCGGAGTAAATGTATAAGGATGCAGAAAAAGCTGAATATGGAATTCAAGGAGATGCTGCTTTCCCTGGCGGCGAATATGGCGGCCGGATACTCTATGGAAAAGGCCTTTGTGCCTGTGTACCAGGAAATGGAGGGACTGTATCAGGGTAGATCTTATATTCAGGGGGAAATCAAAATGATCATAGCGGGACTTGAGATGAATACCGATATGAAGATCCTTTTAAAGAATTTTGCTGAGAGATCGGGGCTTGATGATGTCATGGAGTTTGCCAAAGTGTCTGCGGTAGCGGGCAGATCCGGTGGAAACCTCATAAAGATGATGAAGAAGATGGTACAGACCATCGAGGAAAGGCTGGAGGTGGAGGATGAGATCGACACGATGGTAACGGCAAAGCGGATGGAGTACAACATAATGTCTGCTATGCCATTTGTGATAGTTCTCTATATGCGGGTGTGTAATCCGGGATATATGAATGCTCTGTATGGAAATGTATTTGGGATAGCCGCGATGTCCGTCTGCCTGATCGTTATATTCCTGATGGTGGCCTGGGGACGAAAGATAACAAATATAAGGGTGTAA